TCCGTGTTTTCCGGACGGCCGGCCAGCGCAAGTTTTAGATACTCCATCCAGCCGCCGTTTTGCGGGCCGTGGAAATACGTGCCGTAGCGCTTCTGGTTGCCTTCTCCCTTGGTCAGCGCCTTGGCGTAGGCCATGAAATCGTCCCACGTCCAGTCGGTCGGCACCTTAAGCCCGGCCTGATCCAAATGGTCTTTGTTCAGCAGCACGTACCACGGGTTGAACTTGCCGGGTAGGGCGTAGTATTTGCCGTTCAACTGCGTGTCGACCTTGTACTCCTCGGCCACCTTGAAGCCGTCTTTGGCGATGAACTCGTCGAGCGGGGCGACGACGCCCATGCCGACGTGCTGCGCGTACGAAGCGGGGTCCGTGAACATCATGACGTCCATCTCCTCGCCGGAAGCCAGGAGCAGATCGAGCTTCTTCAGCGCTTCCTGCGAGTCGCCTTTTTCGCTCAGCGGCACGAGCTCCACCTTGATGTTCGGGTATTTCGCTTCGAACGCCGCGATCGTCTTCGACCAGTTGTACGCCGCTTCCGTGCCGTGCGTGTGCAGCCGGATCGTCACCTGCTGCTGCGTCGGCGACGGCTGCGCGCTCGACTGGCCGCCCCCCTGGCTGCCGCCGGTGTCCGCCGACTTGGAACCGCTTCCGCCGCACCCCGCCAAAGCGGACAGGGCCAACGCCGCAATCCCGACCAGCGCCCATTTACGCATGGTGATTCCTCCTTTGTTGAAGTATTTCATAGTTTAATTTAATTGTAGCTTTATTTCTATGACGCGGAATCCTACGATTTTGACCCTTTACAATAATTTTTTGACCTTCAACCCTTGACCCCGCCGAGCGAAATCCCCTCGATCACCTGCTTC
The sequence above is drawn from the Candidatus Reconcilbacillus cellulovorans genome and encodes:
- a CDS encoding ABC transporter substrate-binding protein: MRKWALVGIAALALSALAGCGGSGSKSADTGGSQGGGQSSAQPSPTQQQVTIRLHTHGTEAAYNWSKTIAAFEAKYPNIKVELVPLSEKGDSQEALKKLDLLLASGEEMDVMMFTDPASYAQHVGMGVVAPLDEFIAKDGFKVAEEYKVDTQLNGKYYALPGKFNPWYVLLNKDHLDQAGLKVPTDWTWDDFMAYAKALTKGEGNQKRYGTYFHGPQNGGWMEYLKLALAGRPENTEFLKADGTSNLDDPMFRRTLEIRLKMEKEDQSATPYSLMLSQKLHYRPQFFNQSASMILIGSWMNTELGGTDQYPLNFRVAVAPYPKNAPSDPSGYTPVTTDYMAVAAKSKHKEEAYRFIRWYTTEGQIVQGKNVPSWNGVKPDALAQIVDTILSGTKTPEKVDKESLVRVLSGARSSKLVPPVTYQSEVYKVLNEEFEKMMLGSQDLDKTLETMKQRVQQLIDANKKG